The window GTGTGCGCGTAATCCCGAAGACAAACCCTTGAGCTGTTAAGCTGCGGACTTTCTCATTGAATTCGTTGTCAGGAACATTGTAATAGTTATGGTTGGCATTAGTGCCGACATAATAGCAGAAAAGAGTGAACCAGTCGAATTCTTTAGAAATTGTAGCGCGCCAGTCCACATAGTTCATATGATGGTAGTTGCGGATAGTTTGACGGCCGATATGCAGTTGAGTAGACCATGTAGGACAGATTTCAAAGTTGCAGTTAGCTTCAATATAATTGGATCCTTTCGAGTTGCCATTTGGAGCATCAGCATCGCCATCGTGCCAGTTGAAGGGTGTGTAGCGATCGCAGAAGCCGAAATAGTTGGTTAAAGTCTGCCAATAGCGAACGTTGATCCATTCGTAGCCAAGTTCAACATAGAATTCAGCAGTGTTAAAACGCACAGGATGTGCGAGAGCACTTTCGCCGCCGGGATAGTAGTAGAGAATAGCGCCTACATTATAGGTTAAGTTGGGGATGGATTTAGGAAACAGTTCCCCTTTGAAGCCTGAGTAGAAATCCAATTCAAGCGATGTATTGTTATAGTAGTTTGTTGTGCCGTCGACATTGGATCCGAAAGTACCTAAATAGAAGCCGCATGAGTGGCTGTAGTCAAGAGTTCCTTGGACAGCAGGCTGGCGCATTGTTTGAGAGATGCCGCGGAAACGATAGTCTGTGACAAAGGACACGGAGCCCTTGAAGGAGTGTGGAGACTTCTCTTCAGTTTCTAAGGATGGATCCTTAACTTCTTCTGCAGGTTCAATGGCTGCGGTCGATTCTGAACGGTCTTCATAGTAGAAGTCATTATCAAAATAATCGTCTGAGTGCAGTATGGAGCAACTAAGTAGCAATGCAATTAAAATTTTATTCATAAATAAACCGTTAAATTGGAAAAATCATAGCAAACACAGTACCATGTCCATTATTATCTGTAATTCTAATCTTTCCGTTGTGAATATCTACGATAGACTTTACTACTGTAAGACCTAATCCAATGGTTTCTTGCAGGTCGGAGGAAGAATAAAATTTATTGAAGAGCTGAGGGAGGATTTGCTTTGGAATGCCGGGTCCTTGGTCAATGACAGCAAGACTGAATTCAATTTCATTCGCTTCAGCTTTAATAGTGACAGGCGTATTTACAGGGGAATAAGTAATAGCATTAATGAGAAGGTTGTTGAGAGCAAGCTTCACCAGGTCATAATCGAAATTAAAATAGAGCGATTTATCAGGGACAATAACATCTATAGGACGTTTTTCTTCCCTCAAATTAAGTTCTTGAATGGAGTCTTCAATGAGTTGTTTAATAGAATGGCTGCTTTTTTCAAAGTGCATGAATCCCGATTGAAACTGGGTCATGATAAAGTTATTGTCTACAATAACTTTTAGGTTTTGACTTGCAGTGTCTACGGTATCTGAAAGGACTTTCTCCTCTTTATTATCCGCAATTTTCTTGAGAGATTTACTTGCGC is drawn from Parachlamydiales bacterium and contains these coding sequences:
- a CDS encoding TorF family putative porin is translated as MNKILIALLLSCSILHSDDYFDNDFYYEDRSESTAAIEPAEEVKDPSLETEEKSPHSFKGSVSFVTDYRFRGISQTMRQPAVQGTLDYSHSCGFYLGTFGSNVDGTTNYYNNTSLELDFYSGFKGELFPKSIPNLTYNVGAILYYYPGGESALAHPVRFNTAEFYVELGYEWINVRYWQTLTNYFGFCDRYTPFNWHDGDADAPNGNSKGSNYIEANCNFEICPTWSTQLHIGRQTIRNYHHMNYVDWRATISKEFDWFTLFCYYVGTNANHNYYNVPDNEFNEKVRSLTAQGFVFGITRTL